The following is a genomic window from Sulfuricurvum sp..
ATAATATTAGCTCCGTTAGCGGAAGCTTCACGTACCATCGATTCGGCTTTTGCGACATTCGAAGTTTTATCCGTGCTCATTTGCATTTGAATTGCGGCTACTTTTACCATCATACCAACCTCAATAGATTCTTTCTAAAATTATAACGGAGTGCTTATTAAATCTTAAACAATAGCGTGTTATCCTAGTGTAATAAAATGTCTCATAGAGGTTTTACCATGAAAATTGAACCATCTTACAATACCTTACCTCAGATGAATATCGACTCTTCCAAACGGGACAAAACATTAGAAAAAATTGCATCCTCTGTTGCACTAGAAATACAAGACAGTGCTTCTCGCTCCATTGCCGACAGCTTGCAAAATGATATTTCTATGATGTCTCAAGGGGTTATGAACGCTAATGATGGCATATCAATGATGCAGATTGCCGATGGAACACTCAATTTTTTAAATGACCAAACACAAACACTCAATGACCTAAGCGTCCGTTACAACAGTGCATCATTAAATGAATCGCAAAAACAAGCATTACAAAGTGAGTTTAACCATACTGTAGCATCGATGCAACAAAGCATTAGCGGTAGTAGCTATAATGGTCAATCTCTCTTTGGCAGTAACCAAACTTTTTCATTAGGGGAGAGTAGTATCACCTCATCTATCCCCTCACTTACTCCCTCTTCGCTTTCTATAGTTAATCAAGATTCCATTCAAACCTATCGTGACTCTTTAGCACAAGCGGGATCAGACATAGGGTCTACCACCAATAGTTTGGTTACTGCATCAAATAACCTACTTGACAAAATGAGTGCAACATCTGCTGCGAAAAGTCAACTATCTGATACCGATATTGCCAAAATAATCAGTGATTTTCAACAAAGCAATACCAAACTTAATATGGCAGAAATTGCGATGGCACATCAACATGATGCGCTTCGTCAAACAATTGGAAAATTATTAGGATAAAACCGGATTTACATCCGGTCTTTGGCTTGGATGCCGAGGAGAGAGAGCCCTGTTTTAAGCGATAGTGCAACGACAAGGAGGAGTTTAAGAAGCTTTGCTTCGTCTGCTTCACCGATAACGCGGGTATCATAATAAAACTTATGGAGTTTCGCCGCTAATGCTTTGAGATAATCGGGGAGTTTTTGAACTTGACGTGACTCATACGCATCATCGATAATCTCAGGGAGCAATAGCGCTTCAAACAACAATCCATCCGCATCACCACTCAATCCTACCAAAGAAGTACCCATAATTGTTTCCATCTCTATCTCACTTTTAGAGATAAGGGTTTGGATACGTGCATGCGCGTACTGAATGTAATAGATTGGGTTAGAGCTATCTTGACGTTTGAGCTCTTCGATATCAAACTCTAATGCCGTATCGCATTTTTTACTCGCAAACATAAAACGCAAAGCATCTGATCCAATCTCTTCCACCACATCACCCATTTGAATAACCGTACCTGCCCGTTTAGACATTTTAAACGGTTCTCCGTCTTTGAGAAGACTGACCATTTGAGAAAGCTGTACTTCTAGCTTTTCAGAGTCATATCCTAAAAAGGTGACCGCCGCTTTTACGCGAGCGATATATCCGTGATGATCGGCACCCCAGATATTAATGTAGTGTTCATATCCACGCTCCAATTTTTGGTTGTGGTAGATAATGTCTCCAGCGAGATAGGTTGGGCGTCCATCTTCACGGACAACAACACGGTCATGGTCATCTCCGAATTCAGATGAGCGAATAAAGGTTTTCCCCTCATCCACATAAACACCCTCTCCCATTTTTGCCATAACACGATCCCACTCACCATACAATGAGGCCTCACTGACAAATGTATCAAAATGGACATTAACCCCCGCGAGATCATCGACAATGAGAGCTAAAATTTTATCTTTAGCCCAAAGCGCCAGCTCTTTTTGGCGACTCTCATCCCGCAACGCCTCTTCACCGAACTGCTCAAACACATCGCGAGCAAGGTCTGACATATACTCACCGCGATAATATTTCTCCGGCCACTCGATCTCTTCGCCTAAAAGAGAACTTCGACCTTCGAGCTGAAGCGATACACCCAACAAATCGATTTGATTTCCCGCATCATTAACATAATACTCTGCGGTAATATCGTACCCCAAATGGCGACCGAGCCGTAAAAGGGTATCTCCATACACAGCACCGCGAGCATGACCAATATGGAGTGGTCCTGTAGGATTAGCACTCACGAATTCGAGAAGAACCGTCCCTTTTTTCTCCGCACATCCGAACTCTTCACCATGAGAGAGTGCCCACGAGGCATACTCATTTAAAAACGACTCAGAGAGACGAAAATTGATATACCCTTTGACCGATTCAACCGCACCAAACATCTCCTCATCGGCAAATGAATTAGCAATCTCTTCAGCAATAATCATAGGGGATTTTCGAAGTTCTTTGGAGAGTGAAAATGCTATAGGGGTAGAAAAATGGCCGAAAGAACGATCTTTTGGCTTTTCCAAGACAACGTCACAATTAAATTTATCGCGCAAAAGCGCGCTGACTCGTTGCTTCAAGGGTTACGCTTGTGTATGTGTTTTAGGAGCTTCAACACCAGTAGTAGCTACTGTGTCCACTTGTTTTGGAGCTTCAGGAGTAGCAGGTGTATCTTCTTCTTTCATCTCTTTTTTGAAATTACGAATCCCTTGACCCAAACCTTTTGCTAAATCCGGTATTTTTTTTGCCCCGAACAATAAAACTACAATTGCAAGAACTATTAACCAATGACTTGTGCTAAAACTACCCATAGATATGTTTCCTTATTTTATAAAATACATTCAAGCAGTATAACGGCTCGTTGCTGTAAACGCCCTTATATTTTTATCCTGATTATTATCAAAAAATACTATTATTCGCGTCACATATCCCATTGCTGAACAAATTCGTTAATACGCTGTGCCGGAATTTTCATCCGCGCCGCTTTGGCAATCGTAACAAGAGCTTGAGCGGCCACTTCGATATCATCATTGATAATCACAAAATCATATTCTGTGATACGTTGAATTTCCCGTGTTGCCATATCAATACGTTTAGCGATAGTCTCTTCGCTGTCTGTTGAGCGATTATGCAAACGTCGTTTCAATTCATCCATTGTGGGAGTCGTAATAAAGACCGATGTAGTAATATCGGCTAGACGATTTTGTACCGCATCATTACCTTGTACATCGATATCAAAAATAACCAGTTTCCCCTCTTTAAGAGCTTGTTTAACTGGACTTAGCGATGTACCGTAATAGTTTCCATGAACAAGAGCATATTCTAGAAACATCTCCTCATCTACTTCACGCTTAAACTCCTCATGAGTCACAAAATGGTAATGAATACCATCAATCTCACCCTCACGCATCGGTCGTG
Proteins encoded in this region:
- a CDS encoding flagellin; the encoded protein is MKIEPSYNTLPQMNIDSSKRDKTLEKIASSVALEIQDSASRSIADSLQNDISMMSQGVMNANDGISMMQIADGTLNFLNDQTQTLNDLSVRYNSASLNESQKQALQSEFNHTVASMQQSISGSSYNGQSLFGSNQTFSLGESSITSSIPSLTPSSLSIVNQDSIQTYRDSLAQAGSDIGSTTNSLVTASNNLLDKMSATSAAKSQLSDTDIAKIISDFQQSNTKLNMAEIAMAHQHDALRQTIGKLLG
- the argS gene encoding arginine--tRNA ligase, whose protein sequence is MKQRVSALLRDKFNCDVVLEKPKDRSFGHFSTPIAFSLSKELRKSPMIIAEEIANSFADEEMFGAVESVKGYINFRLSESFLNEYASWALSHGEEFGCAEKKGTVLLEFVSANPTGPLHIGHARGAVYGDTLLRLGRHLGYDITAEYYVNDAGNQIDLLGVSLQLEGRSSLLGEEIEWPEKYYRGEYMSDLARDVFEQFGEEALRDESRQKELALWAKDKILALIVDDLAGVNVHFDTFVSEASLYGEWDRVMAKMGEGVYVDEGKTFIRSSEFGDDHDRVVVREDGRPTYLAGDIIYHNQKLERGYEHYINIWGADHHGYIARVKAAVTFLGYDSEKLEVQLSQMVSLLKDGEPFKMSKRAGTVIQMGDVVEEIGSDALRFMFASKKCDTALEFDIEELKRQDSSNPIYYIQYAHARIQTLISKSEIEMETIMGTSLVGLSGDADGLLFEALLLPEIIDDAYESRQVQKLPDYLKALAAKLHKFYYDTRVIGEADEAKLLKLLLVVALSLKTGLSLLGIQAKDRM
- the tatA gene encoding twin-arginine translocase TatA/TatE family subunit, whose product is MGSFSTSHWLIVLAIVVLLFGAKKIPDLAKGLGQGIRNFKKEMKEEDTPATPEAPKQVDTVATTGVEAPKTHTQA
- the gmk gene encoding guanylate kinase: MIEKNGAILVLSGPSGAGKSSLINKVFNDIGSSYFSISTTTRPMREGEIDGIHYHFVTHEEFKREVDEEMFLEYALVHGNYYGTSLSPVKQALKEGKLVIFDIDVQGNDAVQNRLADITTSVFITTPTMDELKRRLHNRSTDSEETIAKRIDMATREIQRITEYDFVIINDDIEVAAQALVTIAKAARMKIPAQRINEFVQQWDM